Proteins encoded within one genomic window of Tidjanibacter massiliensis:
- a CDS encoding aldo/keto reductase, with translation MQSVTLNNGVEMPQLGYGVYLVAPETCERCVLDAIGAGYRSIDTAQAYYNEAGVGAAIAKCGIPRSELFITTKVWISNAGEERAAASIEESLRKLHTDYIDLLLIHQPFADYYGTYRAMEKAVRAGKVRAIGVSNFYPDRFVDLAENVEIKPAVNQLKTNVFSQQWDSEREMEQYGTKIMAWAPIAQADADLFENPTLQAIAESHGRTVAQVALRYLIQRGIIAIPKTTHIDRMKENLDIFDFELSAAEMDSIRPLDRPREFQGSHRDPELVRFLLDYDKKFNPANK, from the coding sequence ATGCAGAGCGTGACACTGAACAACGGCGTTGAAATGCCGCAGTTGGGGTACGGAGTCTATCTGGTTGCCCCCGAAACGTGCGAACGGTGCGTGCTCGATGCGATTGGTGCGGGCTACCGCAGCATCGACACGGCCCAAGCCTACTACAACGAAGCGGGCGTCGGCGCCGCCATCGCCAAATGCGGCATTCCCCGCAGCGAACTCTTCATCACCACCAAGGTATGGATTAGCAATGCCGGCGAAGAGCGGGCGGCAGCCAGCATCGAAGAGTCCCTGCGCAAGCTGCATACCGACTACATCGACCTGCTGCTGATACACCAGCCCTTCGCCGACTATTACGGAACGTATCGGGCCATGGAAAAGGCTGTACGGGCCGGCAAGGTACGCGCCATCGGAGTAAGCAACTTCTACCCCGACCGGTTCGTGGACCTGGCCGAAAACGTAGAGATTAAACCGGCTGTCAACCAACTGAAGACGAATGTCTTCAGCCAACAGTGGGATTCGGAAAGGGAGATGGAACAATACGGAACGAAAATCATGGCGTGGGCACCGATAGCACAGGCCGATGCCGACCTGTTCGAAAATCCGACGCTCCAAGCCATCGCCGAAAGCCACGGCAGAACGGTTGCGCAGGTGGCCCTGCGGTACCTCATCCAGCGCGGCATCATCGCCATCCCGAAAACCACGCACATCGACCGCATGAAGGAGAATCTGGATATTTTCGATTTCGAGCTCTCCGCCGCGGAGATGGATTCCATCCGGCCGCTCGACCGGCCCCGCGAATTTCAGGGGTCGCACCGCGACCCGGAGCTGGTCCGCTTCCTGCTCGACTACGACAAGAAGTTCAATCCGGCCAACAAATAA
- a CDS encoding FAD:protein FMN transferase yields MQTRETSGQGRKRHRNNIGRRNALAVGAAILLAACGRPAETAETVEGFALGTVYKVTVSDKAPDSLREKVEGICAAADSSMSVFNPRSLLSRINRNETDSLNEDIIRNIELARSVSELSGGKYDITVQPLVDAYGFIDGRQAAEVNVDSLLRYVGYEKITIREGRLIKQYPEIQIGLNSIAKGYTVDKIARMLEQEGASDYLVNVGGEIFCRGVNPSGERWHIAIDTPYEGNYLPGASTSTVINVSEAGIATSGNYRNFHTGPDGRKYTHIIDPTTGGNTESNLLSATVVAESCTLADAMATMYMALGLEGSLALLAEHPEFAVLLIYADGNGEMKMHISPAMEQYM; encoded by the coding sequence ATGCAGACAAGAGAGACATCGGGACAGGGCCGCAAACGGCACCGGAACAACATCGGAAGGAGAAACGCGCTGGCAGTCGGGGCCGCCATTCTGCTCGCAGCCTGCGGACGGCCCGCCGAAACGGCAGAAACCGTCGAGGGATTCGCCCTCGGCACCGTCTACAAGGTAACGGTATCGGACAAGGCGCCGGACAGTCTACGGGAGAAGGTAGAAGGGATATGCGCTGCGGCCGACAGCTCCATGTCGGTATTCAACCCCCGCTCGCTGCTCAGCCGCATCAACCGCAACGAGACCGATTCGCTCAACGAAGACATCATCCGCAACATCGAGCTCGCCCGCAGTGTCAGCGAACTCTCCGGCGGCAAGTACGACATCACCGTACAGCCCCTCGTGGACGCCTACGGTTTCATCGACGGCCGACAGGCAGCCGAGGTGAACGTGGATTCGCTGCTGCGGTACGTCGGTTACGAGAAGATAACCATACGCGAAGGACGACTCATCAAGCAGTATCCCGAGATACAGATAGGTCTCAACTCCATCGCCAAAGGCTACACGGTGGACAAGATAGCCCGCATGTTGGAACAGGAAGGGGCATCGGACTATCTCGTCAATGTGGGCGGCGAGATTTTCTGCCGCGGCGTCAATCCCTCCGGCGAACGCTGGCACATCGCCATCGACACCCCCTATGAGGGAAATTACCTTCCCGGCGCCAGCACGAGCACCGTCATCAATGTATCGGAGGCGGGTATCGCCACCTCCGGCAATTACCGCAATTTCCACACGGGGCCCGACGGACGGAAATACACGCACATCATCGACCCTACGACGGGAGGAAATACCGAAAGCAACCTGCTTTCGGCCACCGTCGTGGCGGAGAGTTGCACGCTCGCCGACGCGATGGCGACAATGTACATGGCACTGGGACTGGAAGGATCGCTGGCCCTGCTGGCGGAACATCCCGAATTCGCCGTCCTGCTCATCTATGCCGACGGGAACGGAGAGATGAAAATGCACATCTCCCCCGCCATGGAACAATACATGTGA
- a CDS encoding NfeD family protein, with amino-acid sequence MHKLCTAILFHLLLFAAAVSVRGAEISAREEAAPYAGATVYLLPIREDIMPATVRQVTRCLEEATALNASCVIIDMNTYGGVLDAADSIRTMLLDYPAPTIAFINNQAASAGALIALAADSIYMRPGASIGAATVVDGSGAVMPDKYQSFMRSMMRATAEAHGRVPSAERGDTVWRWRRDPQIAEAMVSPSTAVPDLADGTQVVTLTADEAIAWGFCEGKASSVEELLALAGIDDYTLYEYAPSWLDRFIGFLTNPTLQALFIILIIGGIYFELQTPGVGFPLVVAILGAVLYFAPLYAEGLAAHWELLLFLTGIVLIILEIFVTPGFGVLGILGIVAMITGLAFALIDTALLRYVPTGELPVSVVLGPFLIVIISAGVGLLLSIWFGNRFLRGKSGLRRRVVLVSDMKPADGYVSVAADRGLTGREGITSTPLRPAGKVVIGGRHYEAAGDDAAFIGKGIAVIVTRDENGILYCRKKEA; translated from the coding sequence ATGCACAAGCTCTGTACGGCAATACTGTTCCACCTCCTGCTCTTTGCCGCGGCGGTATCGGTCCGCGGGGCGGAGATATCCGCCCGGGAAGAAGCCGCCCCGTATGCCGGCGCGACGGTCTATCTCCTGCCCATACGCGAAGATATCATGCCCGCGACGGTCAGGCAGGTCACCAGATGCCTGGAAGAGGCGACGGCGCTGAACGCCTCCTGCGTGATCATCGACATGAACACCTACGGAGGAGTGCTCGACGCAGCCGACTCGATACGCACCATGCTGCTGGACTACCCCGCCCCCACCATCGCTTTCATCAATAACCAGGCCGCCAGTGCGGGAGCGCTGATTGCCCTCGCCGCCGACAGCATCTACATGCGCCCCGGCGCAAGCATCGGAGCAGCCACGGTGGTAGACGGAAGCGGCGCAGTGATGCCCGACAAGTATCAGAGTTTCATGCGCTCCATGATGCGTGCCACGGCAGAGGCGCACGGCCGGGTTCCCTCGGCCGAACGGGGCGACACGGTGTGGCGGTGGCGGCGCGACCCGCAAATAGCCGAGGCCATGGTGAGCCCTTCGACAGCCGTTCCCGACCTTGCTGACGGCACGCAGGTGGTTACGCTGACGGCTGACGAAGCCATCGCATGGGGATTCTGCGAAGGGAAAGCCTCCTCGGTGGAGGAGCTTCTTGCACTGGCCGGCATCGACGACTATACGCTTTACGAATACGCCCCCTCCTGGCTCGACCGGTTCATCGGTTTCCTCACCAATCCCACCTTGCAGGCGCTATTCATCATACTCATCATCGGAGGCATCTATTTCGAACTCCAGACGCCGGGCGTAGGATTTCCGCTCGTGGTCGCCATTCTGGGTGCGGTACTCTACTTCGCTCCCCTCTATGCGGAAGGACTGGCCGCCCATTGGGAACTGCTGCTGTTCCTGACGGGCATCGTACTGATAATCCTCGAAATTTTCGTCACTCCCGGCTTCGGAGTTCTCGGCATACTCGGTATCGTCGCCATGATTACGGGACTGGCTTTCGCACTGATAGACACCGCATTGCTTCGCTACGTACCGACCGGGGAGCTTCCCGTATCGGTCGTGCTCGGCCCCTTCCTGATAGTGATTATCTCCGCCGGAGTCGGACTCCTCCTGTCGATATGGTTCGGCAACCGTTTCCTGCGCGGCAAATCGGGTTTGCGCAGGCGCGTCGTACTTGTCTCGGACATGAAGCCCGCCGACGGGTACGTCTCCGTCGCCGCCGACCGGGGGCTGACCGGCCGGGAAGGCATCACCTCCACGCCGCTCCGCCCGGCCGGGAAGGTGGTCATCGGCGGCCGACACTACGAAGCGGCGGGAGACGACGCCGCATTCATCGGAAAAGGCATCGCTGTCATCGTCACGCGCGACGAAAACGGCATCCTCTACTGCCGGAAAAAAGAGGCGTGA
- the rpsO gene encoding 30S ribosomal protein S15 produces MSYLTAEKKQELFGQYGSSNTDTGSPESQIALFTYRINHLTEHLKRNRHDYGTQRALLRLVGKRRKSLDYLKKVDIERYRAIVKALNLRK; encoded by the coding sequence ATGAGCTATTTGACAGCTGAAAAGAAGCAGGAGCTTTTTGGGCAGTACGGTTCTTCCAATACCGACACTGGTTCGCCTGAGAGCCAGATTGCGTTATTCACCTACCGTATCAACCACCTTACGGAACATCTCAAGAGGAACAGGCACGACTACGGGACCCAGCGCGCGTTGCTGAGGCTCGTCGGTAAGCGCCGCAAGTCGCTCGATTATCTGAAGAAGGTTGATATAGAACGTTACAGGGCTATTGTGAAAGCTCTGAACCTGAGGAAATAA
- a CDS encoding polyribonucleotide nucleotidyltransferase, with product MMYKETTKVIPLGDDREITISTGKLAKQADGAVVVKQGDTMLLATVVAAKDAKPDVDFMPLSVEYKEKYAAAGRYPGGFLKREARPSDSEILIARLIDRALRPLFPADYHAEVFVTVNLISAAKDIQPDALAGLAASAALAVSDIPFGGPISEVRVSRIDGKFVINPTFSDNARADIDIMVGATIDNILMVEGEMNEVSEADMLEAIKFAHEEIKKQCAVQIELMKELGKDVKRTYCHEVNDEELRQLVIRETYDKVYAVATSASGKQERTEKFEEIEAEFCTRYTEEELAEKLPLIKRYFHDDVLKKAMRRMILDEGKRLDGRRTDEIRPIWCEVGPLPAAHGSAIFTRGETQSLTTVTLGTKLDEKQIDQVLVQGSEQFVLHYNFPPFSTGEAKPARGLSRREIGHGNLAWRALKPMVPVGEENPYAVRVVSDILESNGSSSMATVCAGTLALMDSGLKLKKPVSGIAMGLISDSESDKYAILSDILGDEDHLGDMDFKVAGTRDGITATQMDIKVDGLSYEVLAKALEQARVGRLYIMDKLTDTIAEPREDFRPFVPRIVQITIPSDFIGAVIGPGGKVIQEIQKTTGTTITITEEDNKGIVDIFGENKEGMDAALARIKAIVAVPEVGEVYNGKIRSIVAFGAFVEILPGKDALLHISEIDYKRFETMDETGLKEGDMIEVKLIGMDPKTGKLKLSHKALLPKPEGYEEPEKRERRDRGERSEKRDGKHERREHKK from the coding sequence ATGATGTACAAAGAGACGACGAAGGTCATTCCGCTGGGGGATGACCGCGAGATTACCATCTCGACGGGAAAACTTGCCAAGCAGGCCGACGGTGCGGTCGTGGTCAAACAGGGGGATACGATGCTCCTGGCGACCGTGGTCGCAGCCAAAGACGCCAAGCCGGACGTGGATTTCATGCCGCTTTCGGTGGAATATAAAGAGAAATACGCCGCTGCCGGCCGTTATCCGGGCGGCTTCCTGAAAAGGGAGGCACGTCCGTCGGACAGCGAAATACTCATAGCGAGGCTCATCGACAGGGCCCTCCGTCCGCTCTTTCCGGCGGATTACCATGCGGAGGTTTTCGTGACGGTGAATCTGATTTCGGCGGCGAAGGACATTCAGCCGGATGCGCTCGCGGGCCTCGCCGCATCGGCGGCGCTCGCCGTATCGGATATTCCCTTCGGCGGTCCCATTTCGGAGGTGCGCGTATCGCGTATCGACGGTAAGTTCGTCATCAACCCCACTTTCAGCGACAACGCCCGTGCCGATATCGACATCATGGTCGGTGCTACGATAGACAACATTCTGATGGTCGAAGGCGAGATGAACGAGGTGAGCGAGGCCGACATGCTGGAGGCCATCAAATTCGCCCACGAGGAGATAAAGAAGCAGTGCGCCGTGCAGATAGAGCTCATGAAGGAGCTCGGCAAGGATGTGAAGCGGACCTATTGCCACGAAGTGAACGACGAGGAACTGCGCCAGCTCGTCATCCGGGAGACCTACGACAAGGTGTACGCGGTGGCTACGAGTGCATCCGGCAAGCAGGAGCGTACCGAAAAGTTCGAAGAGATAGAGGCCGAATTCTGCACCCGTTATACCGAGGAGGAGCTCGCCGAGAAGCTGCCGCTCATCAAGCGCTATTTCCACGACGACGTGCTGAAAAAGGCGATGCGCCGTATGATACTCGACGAGGGCAAACGCCTTGACGGCCGCCGCACGGACGAGATTCGTCCGATATGGTGCGAAGTGGGTCCGCTGCCCGCCGCGCACGGCTCGGCGATATTCACTCGTGGCGAGACCCAGTCGCTCACGACCGTGACGCTCGGTACGAAACTCGACGAAAAGCAGATCGACCAGGTACTCGTACAGGGTTCCGAACAGTTCGTCCTGCACTACAACTTCCCGCCCTTCTCGACGGGAGAGGCGAAACCGGCCCGCGGCCTTTCGCGCCGTGAGATAGGGCACGGCAACCTCGCATGGAGAGCCCTCAAGCCCATGGTGCCGGTCGGGGAGGAGAATCCCTATGCGGTGCGGGTGGTGTCGGATATTCTCGAATCGAACGGTTCGTCGTCGATGGCTACCGTATGCGCCGGTACGCTGGCACTCATGGATTCGGGGCTGAAACTCAAGAAACCGGTTTCGGGTATCGCCATGGGGCTTATTTCCGACTCCGAATCGGACAAGTATGCCATCCTGTCCGATATTCTCGGCGATGAGGACCATCTGGGCGACATGGACTTCAAGGTTGCCGGTACGCGTGACGGCATCACCGCCACGCAGATGGATATCAAGGTGGACGGCCTCTCCTATGAGGTGCTGGCCAAAGCCCTCGAACAGGCCCGCGTAGGCCGTCTCTACATTATGGACAAACTGACCGACACGATAGCCGAACCGCGCGAGGACTTCCGTCCGTTCGTACCGCGTATCGTGCAGATTACCATTCCGTCCGACTTCATCGGAGCCGTTATCGGCCCGGGCGGCAAGGTCATTCAGGAAATCCAGAAGACGACTGGTACGACCATCACCATCACCGAGGAGGACAACAAGGGTATCGTGGATATTTTCGGCGAGAACAAGGAGGGTATGGATGCCGCGCTCGCCCGTATCAAGGCCATCGTGGCCGTTCCCGAGGTGGGCGAGGTCTATAACGGCAAGATACGCTCCATCGTAGCGTTCGGCGCTTTCGTGGAGATACTTCCCGGCAAGGATGCGCTCCTGCACATCTCCGAGATAGACTACAAACGTTTCGAGACGATGGACGAGACCGGCCTCAAGGAGGGCGACATGATAGAGGTCAAGCTGATAGGCATGGACCCCAAGACCGGCAAGCTCAAGCTCTCCCACAAGGCACTGCTCCCGAAACCGGAGGGTTACGAAGAGCCCGAAAAGCGTGAACGGCGCGACCGGGGAGAGAGGTCCGAAAAACGCGACGGCAAGCATGAAAGGCGTGAACATAAGAAATGA
- a CDS encoding tetratricopeptide repeat protein yields the protein MRRLAQVGLALTTMMVLLVGCNPYNKMQKNVGKIDAYATPEVLALKGQTVEADITYTFPKKYFYEEMILKVTPVLVFEGGEVAGTPKYFQGEDVRDNYTPVSWKNGGVFTQKVVFPYDERANLSTLVLRVEGRTADQCRRDKFKTFGDFGSVVVAQGISTVQSLADMPYMILMDHNFKRVRTVTGEADIHYQINSPVVRKNQLSLEQVKLFEAFVRENSAAEDVTMGTVYAKGYASPDGPENFNQKLSAERSKSGEKAIKENLKGIDVQYDAAAYGEDWEGFRELVAASDIADKDLILQVLSMYDSSARREQEIKNLSAVYNELKTKILPELRRTQLVASADVVGLSDEEIVAAIQSKDGSLRLDEILYGATLINDPAKKIAAYRMAAEKYNDVAAYNNLAVALMMNGDVAGAKQAIDKAARINGNPTVTNNLAAVAIAQGDLESAKKYLSALNSKEAQMNKGLVALQEGDYVVATRDLEGYNLAVVEVLNGNYANAKQALGNCKCADSEYLRAIIAMREGDSQGAISYLRNAIALKPSLREAAKTDVEFARLFNSPEFQAL from the coding sequence ATGAGAAGATTAGCTCAGGTGGGCCTGGCGCTTACCACAATGATGGTTCTGCTCGTCGGATGTAATCCGTACAACAAGATGCAGAAGAATGTCGGCAAGATAGACGCTTACGCGACTCCCGAGGTGCTTGCGCTTAAGGGACAGACCGTTGAAGCCGATATCACTTATACTTTCCCCAAGAAGTACTTCTATGAGGAAATGATTCTCAAGGTAACCCCGGTGCTCGTGTTCGAGGGCGGCGAGGTTGCAGGCACCCCGAAATATTTCCAGGGCGAGGACGTAAGGGACAACTACACCCCGGTTTCGTGGAAGAATGGTGGCGTATTTACGCAGAAGGTCGTTTTCCCGTATGACGAAAGGGCCAATCTTTCGACGCTCGTTCTCCGCGTGGAGGGCCGTACGGCCGACCAGTGCCGTCGTGACAAGTTCAAAACTTTCGGCGACTTTGGCTCCGTAGTGGTTGCGCAGGGTATCAGCACCGTACAGTCGCTGGCCGATATGCCCTACATGATTCTTATGGACCACAACTTCAAGAGAGTCAGGACTGTTACCGGCGAGGCCGATATCCATTATCAGATAAACAGCCCGGTAGTGCGCAAGAACCAGCTCTCCCTGGAGCAGGTGAAACTTTTCGAGGCATTCGTGCGTGAGAACTCCGCTGCCGAGGATGTGACGATGGGAACCGTTTATGCAAAGGGTTACGCATCGCCCGACGGTCCGGAGAACTTCAACCAGAAACTCTCCGCAGAGCGCAGCAAGAGCGGTGAAAAGGCTATCAAGGAGAACCTCAAGGGTATCGACGTACAGTACGACGCAGCCGCTTACGGTGAAGACTGGGAAGGCTTCCGCGAACTGGTTGCCGCTTCCGATATCGCCGACAAGGACCTTATTCTTCAGGTGCTTTCGATGTACGATTCCTCCGCACGCCGCGAACAGGAAATCAAGAACCTTTCCGCCGTATATAACGAGCTCAAGACCAAGATTCTTCCGGAACTCCGCCGTACCCAGCTCGTTGCTTCGGCCGATGTAGTAGGCCTCAGCGACGAGGAGATTGTGGCCGCCATTCAGTCCAAGGACGGCAGCCTCAGACTCGATGAGATACTTTACGGCGCTACGCTTATCAACGACCCGGCCAAGAAGATTGCCGCTTATAGGATGGCAGCCGAGAAGTACAACGACGTGGCCGCTTACAACAACCTGGCAGTCGCTTTGATGATGAACGGCGATGTAGCCGGTGCAAAGCAGGCTATCGACAAGGCTGCGCGTATCAACGGCAACCCGACGGTGACCAACAACCTCGCAGCCGTGGCCATCGCACAGGGCGACCTCGAATCTGCCAAGAAGTACCTCTCTGCACTCAACAGCAAGGAGGCTCAGATGAACAAAGGACTCGTTGCTCTCCAGGAAGGCGACTACGTGGTAGCTACCCGCGACCTCGAAGGGTACAACCTTGCTGTGGTGGAGGTGCTGAACGGCAACTATGCGAATGCGAAACAGGCTCTCGGCAACTGCAAGTGTGCGGATTCCGAATATCTCCGTGCTATCATAGCCATGAGGGAGGGCGACAGCCAGGGTGCTATCAGCTATCTGCGCAACGCTATTGCTCTCAAACCGTCGCTCCGGGAGGCTGCCAAGACCGATGTTGAGTTTGCAAGGCTCTTCAACTCTCCTGAGTTCCAGGCTCTCTAA
- a CDS encoding SGNH/GDSL hydrolase family protein, which translates to MPGPKDYTRSGFYITSLVIILLLCVSFIPSFRVGNVVVKRANILSDVVTFQDERLVPVSDMDLLDTSFLDDFKPVPVQEVVDATGVTGPEGIPGEDGTDAEGLSVPCVEGPGIVPITDYSPDEQMMARFYHALAYEADERTVRIAVLGDSFIEADIITADMREQLQMAYGGSGVGFVPFSTPLSKYRGTVTHNHEGWTDYNLIKRKSVPEEYKEWFFVSGMLSIPGENASAEYKGVQFRRRIEKTNTASLFFVNRKHTVLEVTVNGDERRNYAPDSGEQVQRIFIGRPDISELRINLSHTAGFIGYGAVLEDSVGVSVHNFSVRSNSGLALLGTDYRINREFDEYMNYDMVILQYGLNAMSADVTDYGYYQKQLVKIINYIKQCFPGSAVVVMSVGDRSTMQNGTAVTMPAVKAMLKTQERAAEECGVGFWNTYEAMGGDNSMPKFVERHWAAKDYTHIGYPGGKYIAEQFVKFINAAVENVREQDAEKARRAEQLRREEEKRRAATLLGRGTLLDDSLSDRLREVSGGAFSFGTADGKSDVEAVASDGAEEPIMGASGLGGDAGTEFSVPTADAGAVRNGSAAPGVRKEGMPFVSPDGNSNSQPVSAARVQGGEVPDAGGNAVSLAAGGETAAASSDVGRGTEEPAEEGAETGLTDAAAE; encoded by the coding sequence ATGCCGGGGCCAAAGGATTATACAAGAAGCGGGTTTTATATCACTTCGCTCGTCATCATACTGCTGTTGTGCGTTTCGTTCATTCCGAGTTTCCGGGTGGGAAACGTGGTGGTGAAAAGGGCCAATATCCTTTCGGATGTCGTGACCTTTCAGGATGAAAGGCTCGTGCCCGTTTCCGATATGGATTTGCTCGACACGTCGTTCCTCGATGATTTCAAGCCCGTGCCCGTACAGGAGGTGGTGGATGCCACGGGTGTTACGGGACCGGAGGGAATTCCGGGCGAGGACGGAACCGATGCGGAGGGGTTGTCGGTCCCCTGTGTGGAGGGGCCCGGTATCGTTCCAATAACGGATTACAGTCCGGACGAACAGATGATGGCACGTTTCTACCATGCGCTGGCATACGAAGCCGACGAACGTACGGTACGCATAGCGGTGCTCGGCGATTCTTTCATCGAGGCCGATATCATTACTGCCGATATGAGGGAACAGCTGCAGATGGCATACGGCGGCAGCGGAGTCGGCTTCGTCCCTTTCTCCACGCCCCTGTCTAAATACCGCGGTACGGTGACGCACAATCACGAGGGGTGGACCGACTACAACCTGATAAAGCGCAAGAGCGTGCCGGAGGAGTATAAGGAGTGGTTTTTCGTGTCGGGAATGCTTTCCATTCCCGGGGAGAACGCCTCGGCGGAGTATAAGGGGGTGCAGTTCCGTCGGCGTATCGAGAAGACCAATACGGCCTCCCTCTTTTTCGTCAACCGGAAACATACAGTGCTGGAGGTTACCGTCAATGGCGACGAAAGGCGTAATTATGCCCCCGATTCGGGCGAACAGGTGCAGCGGATATTCATCGGCCGGCCCGATATTTCGGAGCTGCGGATAAATCTCTCCCATACGGCCGGTTTCATCGGTTACGGGGCGGTGCTCGAAGACAGTGTGGGCGTCAGCGTCCACAATTTTTCGGTACGCAGCAACAGCGGACTCGCCCTGCTCGGTACGGATTACCGCATCAATCGGGAGTTCGACGAATACATGAATTACGACATGGTTATCCTTCAATACGGACTGAATGCCATGTCGGCGGATGTGACCGATTACGGCTATTACCAGAAACAGCTTGTCAAAATCATCAATTACATAAAGCAGTGTTTTCCGGGCAGCGCCGTCGTGGTCATGAGCGTGGGTGACAGGAGTACCATGCAGAACGGTACCGCCGTCACCATGCCTGCCGTGAAGGCCATGCTGAAGACGCAGGAGCGTGCCGCCGAGGAGTGCGGCGTCGGTTTCTGGAATACGTACGAGGCCATGGGGGGCGACAACTCGATGCCCAAATTCGTGGAGCGCCACTGGGCTGCGAAGGATTATACCCATATCGGTTATCCGGGAGGCAAATACATCGCCGAACAGTTTGTGAAATTCATCAATGCTGCGGTGGAGAACGTTCGGGAGCAGGATGCCGAGAAGGCCCGGCGTGCCGAGCAGCTACGACGGGAGGAGGAGAAGCGGCGTGCGGCGACTCTGCTCGGCCGGGGGACGCTGCTCGACGACAGCCTCTCCGACAGGCTGCGGGAGGTCTCGGGCGGAGCCTTCTCTTTCGGGACGGCCGATGGAAAGAGCGACGTCGAAGCCGTAGCTTCCGATGGCGCGGAGGAACCTATAATGGGTGCTTCCGGTCTCGGCGGCGATGCAGGGACGGAGTTCTCCGTGCCCACGGCAGATGCCGGAGCGGTGCGTAACGGCAGCGCTGCTCCCGGCGTTCGGAAGGAGGGAATGCCCTTCGTATCGCCGGATGGAAATTCGAATTCTCAGCCTGTCTCTGCGGCGCGGGTGCAGGGAGGAGAGGTTCCGGATGCCGGCGGGAATGCCGTTTCTTTGGCAGCAGGCGGGGAGACGGCTGCTGCTTCATCCGATGTCGGCCGAGGGACGGAGGAACCGGCCGAAGAGGGCGCGGAAACGGGGCTGACGGATGCCGCAGCGGAATAG